One Pieris brassicae chromosome 11, ilPieBrab1.1, whole genome shotgun sequence DNA window includes the following coding sequences:
- the LOC123715940 gene encoding DNA ligase 4-like isoform X2 — MEDENDVQDGVISNKMQLETELTSKFLSGQMSFAEYSSEWYSGEDEDEHENEKIVTKNEEPLQSTPTERRRRRLTRLTPALVGLMGEANLRFVRGDVEMAEKMCHEIIKQLPTASEPYQTLAQIYEHDVEKSLQFSLLAAHLSPTDSNEWLRLAAVSNQKNDLKQEMICYTQAIKADPHNFDIHMKRLDLLGKLEEMKYPLNTWIIARVKCYHKIVTCLPPNQGKIILKYARLATTLYHNGNEKEKAYAVMLAAYNKCPTLFTLEDLNIFLELLISQKEFQKCLEVFVASVGVDIEAEIQTIRKSSNEIEEQTNYIKCAIPNDLAIDLKCKLLVCFIHLGAIDLVQTLLNDFLTNDVEKAGDLYMDIEEAFSAVGYHEMAMKVLEPLVKTPNFDLGAVWLKYADCLLNLGRQEEAVSAFYKVLKHAPQHPEARRKLFHILEKKEQIEDAINVLQQDYKYVVSPTLLYEQCKVLKKYNMITKYLENVTFFPILRLLLPDKDRERNPYNLRETKLGALLVKVLSLNKRSHDAQQLLNFRSVQNSFHDSDFAGIAFFVLKNRIPKKIGHLTIGDVNALLDKIATIVENKTNILDEAFSYAIKKLTAEQLKWFLRIILKDLKLAMSGHRILAAFHPDAPELYESCSNLNKVCEDLGDGDTRPIELGVQVFFAVSPMLSERLDVTRIAQLLASDKLYQVENKFDGERFQMHMENGIFEYFSRKGFMYSNNYGKTFDTNGLLTPLLKECFIPSASSFIIDGEMMGWHKEYQCFGSKGMAFDVKKITDNSRFRPCYCVFDILYYNGMTLIGPADKGGKALKERLEILDSLFMDIPGVIMHSNREIVKDSVDVLNALNKAIENQDEGIVVKDVNSFYIANRRNVGWYKIKPEYTEGTMTDLDLVVIGADEAENKRQGRAKSFHVACLDSSGEEQRWVAVGRVASGLTFEERERLCVLLEQHWNPTKTVPPPSSLYFNKDKPDLWIMPEVSIVLEVRATELVRSSSSGTDYTLRFPRVMKIRSDKPVPDVLTLEEFQKLVAERNAVVKLGTKRISEDQIDEAVIKARKTRTQKIIQVAEKFRTKPIGGVNVVSKALNGREICILSDDEDFKKLDLIKIVESHGGKHVENPGPKTWCCVVGTLTFRVRKLIETEKFDIISTSWLGSLPESDEPCSLSPLDMLSIRYLTRIKLSPDYDEFGDNYRDQIDELTLKKCLKKMENTDPIYLTTSEMLYIDEQLFGEHNPFSFLRKCAIHFVEYSINSTLAKMYGATICDINENPTHIVVRRGKKYDLAHLCSKIVYEDWLDKCFEEKTFITESEFIVT; from the exons ATGGAAGACGAAAATGATGTCCAGGATGGtgttattagtaataaaatgcAGCTAGAAACTGAATTGACTAGCAAGTTCTTAAGTGGGCAAATGTCATTTGCTGAGTATTCAAGTGAATGGTATAGTGGTGAAGATGAAGATGAACATGAAAATGAGAAAATTGTAACAAAGAATGAAGAGCCTCTACAATCTACACCAACTGAGAGACGACGTCGAAGACTCACCCGTTTGACACCAGCTTTAGTTGGACTAATGGGTGAAGCTAATTTACGGTTTGTTAGGGGTGATGTTGAGATGGCAGAAAAGATGTGTCACGAAATAATTAAGCAATTACCTACTGCCTCTGAACCATATCAAACTCTTGCCCAAATTTACGAACATGATGTTGAGAAGTCTTTGCAATTTTCACTATTAGCTGCACATTTATCTCCAACTGATTCCAATGAATGGTTAAGATTAGCTGCTGTATCTAACCAAAAGAATGATCTCAAACAAGAAATGATTTGTTATACACAAGCTATTAAAGCTGATCCACATAATTTTGACATCCATATGAAAAGACTGGACTTGTTAGGTAAATTAGAAGAAATGAAGTATCCTCTAAATACATGGATAATTGCACGAGTTAAGTGCTATCATAAAATAGTTACATGTCTTCCTCCAAATCaaggtaaaattatattgaaatatgcCAGACTAGCTACTACTCTTTATCATAATGGAAATGAAAAGGAAAAAGCCTATGCTGTTATGCTAGCTGCTTATAATAAATGTCCTACATTATTTACACTTGAGgatcttaatatttttcttgaacTTTTAATTTCCCAGAAAGAGTTTCAAAAATGCTTGGAAGTATTTGTAGCAAGTGTTGGAGTAGATATAGAGGCTGAAATACAGACAATTAGGAAATCTTCTAATGAAATTGAAGAACAAACAAACTACATAAAATGTGCCATCCCCAATGATTTAGCGATTGACCTTAAATGTAAGTTATTAGTgtgttttattcatttgggTGCTATAGATCTTGTACAGACATTacttaatgattttttaacaaatgatgTTGAAAAAGCTGGTGATTTGTATATGGATATTGAGGAAGCATTTTCTGCAGTAGGATATCATGAAATGGCAATGAAAGTTTTGGAACCATTAGTTAAAACACCAAACTTTGATCTTGGTGCAGTTTGGTTAAAATATGCTGATTGCCTTTTAAATTTAGGCAGACAAGAGGAGGCAGTTAGTGCTTTTTACAAGGTGTTAAAACATGCACCCCAGCATCCAGAAGCAAGGAGAAAGTTATTCCATATTTTAGAGAAAAAGGAACAAATTGAAGATGCAATTAATGTTCTTCAAcaagattataaatatgttgtaAGCCCCACGCTTTTATACGAACAGTGTAAAGTATTAAAGAAGTATAAtatgataacaaaatatttagaa AATGTAACATTCTTTCCGATATTAAGACTGTTGTTGCCAGATAAAGATCGTGAGAGAAATCCGTACAATTTAAGGGAAACGAAGCTCGGGGCACTTTTAGTAAAAGTTTTATCACTCAATAAACGGTCACATGATGCCCAACAACTACTTAATTTCCGCTCAGTCCAAAATAGTTTCCATGATAGTGATTTTGCTGGAATTgccttttttgttttaaaaaacagAATACCTAAAAAAATCGGACATCTCACAATTGGTGACGTTAATGCACTGCTTGATAAAATAGCTACAATTGTTGAGAATAAGACAA atattttagacGAGGCTTTCAGctatgcaataaaaaaattaacagcaGAACAATTGAAATGGTTCCTAAGGATAATTCTGAAGGACTTAAAACTAGCTATGAGTGGACATCGAATCTTGGCAGCATTTCATCCGGACGCACCGGAATTGTATGAAAGTTGCAGTAATTTGAACAAA GTATGTGAAGATCTTGGTGATGGTGACACTCGGCCCATAGAGTTAGGCGTGCAAGTATTTTTCGCAGTCAGTCCCATGCTCTCCGAGAGATTGGATGTCACTCGTATTGCTCAATTGTTGGCTTCAGACAAGTTATATCAAGTCGAGAATAAGTTTGATGGCGAACGGTTTCAG aTGCATATGGAAAAtggaatatttgaatatttttctagAAAAGGATTCATGTATTCTAATAACTATGGTAAAACATTTGATACAAACGGCTTATTGACTCCGCTTTTAAAAGAATGCTTTATTCCAAGTGCTTCAAGTTTCATAATTGATGGAGAAATGATGGGTTGGCATAAAGAGTACCAATGTTTTGGTTctaaag GAATGGCGTTTgatgtaaagaaaataactGACAACTCGAGGTTCCGTCCATGCTATTGCGTGTTTGACATTCTCTATTACAATGGCATGACATTGATTGGTCCAGCTGACAAGGGCGGTAAAGCTTTGAAAGAAAGACTAGAGATTCTTGATTCTTTGTTTATGGATATACCGGGAGTTATAATGCATAGTAATAGAGAGATTGTCAAAGATag CGTGGATGTTCTTAATGCTTTGAACAAAGCGATAGAAAACCAAGACGAGGGCATCGTTGTAAAGGAcgtgaattcattttatatagcCAATCGAAGAAATGTGGGctggtataaaattaaacccGAG TACACGGAAGGAACAATGACAGATTTAGACCTCGTCGTCATTGGAGCGGATGAAGCAGAGAATAAGAGGCAAGGTCGCGCCAAGAGCTTTCACGTCGCTTGTTTAGATAGCTCGG GAGAGGAGCAGCGGTGGGTAGCAGTAGGCCGTGTAGCCTCGGGACTGACATTTGAAGAGCGAGAGCGACTTTGTGTGCTTTTAGAACAACATTGGAACCCCACCAAAACAGTACCACCACCCTCCTCATTGTactttaataaagataaaccGGATTTGTGGATCATGCCCGAAGTTTCCATTGTGTTAGAG gtAAGAGCCACAGAACTAGTTCGCAGCAGTAGTTCAGGCACAGATTATACGTTGCGTTTCCCTCGGGTTATGAAAATCCGCAGTGACAAACCAGTGCCGGACGTTCTTACATTAGAAGAGTTCCAGAAACTTGTAGCG gAGAGAAATGCAGTTGTAAAATTAGGTACGAAGAGAATAAGCGAAGATCAGATTGACGAAGCCGTTATTAAAGCACGTAAAACGCGAacacaaaaaattatacaagttGCTGAAAAGTTTCGCACTAAACCAATTGGTGGCGTTAATGTCGTTTCAAAAGCGTTAAATGGCAGGGAAATATGCATTCTCTCTGATGACGAGGATTTTAAGAAGCTCGATCTGATTAAAATTGTGGAGTCACACGGTGGAAAACATGTTGAAAATCCGG GTCCAAAAACTTGGTGTTGCGTCGTAGGAACATTAACATTCCGGGTTCGGAAATTAATAGAAACTGAAAAATTCGATATAATTAGTACATCGTGGTTGGGATCTCTTCCTGAATCCGATGAACCATGTTCCCTCTCACCATTAGACATGCTGTCAATCAGATATTTAACTAGGATAAAGCTTAGTCCTGATTATGATGAATTTGGAGACAACTATAGAGACCAAATAGATGAATTGACGTTGAAGAAATGTTTGAAGAAAATGGAAAATACG gatcCCATATATCTTACAACATCTGAAATGTTATACATTGACGAACAGTTATTCGGCGAACATAACCCGTTCTCATTCTTACGGAAATGTGCAATACATTTTGTcgaatattcaattaattctACATTAGCAAAAATgtatggcgctacaatctgtGATATTAACGAGAATCCTACTCATATCGTAGTTCGTAGAGggaaaaaatatgatttagcTCACCTTTGTTCAAAAATTGTGTATGAAGACTGGCTGGATAAGTGCTTTGAAGAAAAGACATTTATTACTGAAAGCGAGTTCATAGTCACCTAG
- the LOC123715940 gene encoding DNA ligase 4-like isoform X1 — protein sequence MIIPANNVLFGDFCKVLDYLNKNKKHRHEQNKILINFINEFRINSGKLVSKKNVTFFPILRLLLPDKDRERNPYNLRETKLGALLVKVLSLNKRSHDAQQLLNFRSVQNSFHDSDFAGIAFFVLKNRIPKKIGHLTIGDVNALLDKIATIVENKTNILDEAFSYAIKKLTAEQLKWFLRIILKDLKLAMSGHRILAAFHPDAPELYESCSNLNKVCEDLGDGDTRPIELGVQVFFAVSPMLSERLDVTRIAQLLASDKLYQVENKFDGERFQMHMENGIFEYFSRKGFMYSNNYGKTFDTNGLLTPLLKECFIPSASSFIIDGEMMGWHKEYQCFGSKGMAFDVKKITDNSRFRPCYCVFDILYYNGMTLIGPADKGGKALKERLEILDSLFMDIPGVIMHSNREIVKDSVDVLNALNKAIENQDEGIVVKDVNSFYIANRRNVGWYKIKPEYTEGTMTDLDLVVIGADEAENKRQGRAKSFHVACLDSSGEEQRWVAVGRVASGLTFEERERLCVLLEQHWNPTKTVPPPSSLYFNKDKPDLWIMPEVSIVLEVRATELVRSSSSGTDYTLRFPRVMKIRSDKPVPDVLTLEEFQKLVAERNAVVKLGTKRISEDQIDEAVIKARKTRTQKIIQVAEKFRTKPIGGVNVVSKALNGREICILSDDEDFKKLDLIKIVESHGGKHVENPGPKTWCCVVGTLTFRVRKLIETEKFDIISTSWLGSLPESDEPCSLSPLDMLSIRYLTRIKLSPDYDEFGDNYRDQIDELTLKKCLKKMENTDPIYLTTSEMLYIDEQLFGEHNPFSFLRKCAIHFVEYSINSTLAKMYGATICDINENPTHIVVRRGKKYDLAHLCSKIVYEDWLDKCFEEKTFITESEFIVT from the exons atgatAATACCAgcaaacaatgttttatttggtGATTTTTGTAAAGTCTTAgattatctaaataaaaataagaaacacAGACATgagcaaaataaaattttgataaattttataaacgaatttagaataaattcgGGGAAACTTGTAAGCAAAAAG AATGTAACATTCTTTCCGATATTAAGACTGTTGTTGCCAGATAAAGATCGTGAGAGAAATCCGTACAATTTAAGGGAAACGAAGCTCGGGGCACTTTTAGTAAAAGTTTTATCACTCAATAAACGGTCACATGATGCCCAACAACTACTTAATTTCCGCTCAGTCCAAAATAGTTTCCATGATAGTGATTTTGCTGGAATTgccttttttgttttaaaaaacagAATACCTAAAAAAATCGGACATCTCACAATTGGTGACGTTAATGCACTGCTTGATAAAATAGCTACAATTGTTGAGAATAAGACAA atattttagacGAGGCTTTCAGctatgcaataaaaaaattaacagcaGAACAATTGAAATGGTTCCTAAGGATAATTCTGAAGGACTTAAAACTAGCTATGAGTGGACATCGAATCTTGGCAGCATTTCATCCGGACGCACCGGAATTGTATGAAAGTTGCAGTAATTTGAACAAA GTATGTGAAGATCTTGGTGATGGTGACACTCGGCCCATAGAGTTAGGCGTGCAAGTATTTTTCGCAGTCAGTCCCATGCTCTCCGAGAGATTGGATGTCACTCGTATTGCTCAATTGTTGGCTTCAGACAAGTTATATCAAGTCGAGAATAAGTTTGATGGCGAACGGTTTCAG aTGCATATGGAAAAtggaatatttgaatatttttctagAAAAGGATTCATGTATTCTAATAACTATGGTAAAACATTTGATACAAACGGCTTATTGACTCCGCTTTTAAAAGAATGCTTTATTCCAAGTGCTTCAAGTTTCATAATTGATGGAGAAATGATGGGTTGGCATAAAGAGTACCAATGTTTTGGTTctaaag GAATGGCGTTTgatgtaaagaaaataactGACAACTCGAGGTTCCGTCCATGCTATTGCGTGTTTGACATTCTCTATTACAATGGCATGACATTGATTGGTCCAGCTGACAAGGGCGGTAAAGCTTTGAAAGAAAGACTAGAGATTCTTGATTCTTTGTTTATGGATATACCGGGAGTTATAATGCATAGTAATAGAGAGATTGTCAAAGATag CGTGGATGTTCTTAATGCTTTGAACAAAGCGATAGAAAACCAAGACGAGGGCATCGTTGTAAAGGAcgtgaattcattttatatagcCAATCGAAGAAATGTGGGctggtataaaattaaacccGAG TACACGGAAGGAACAATGACAGATTTAGACCTCGTCGTCATTGGAGCGGATGAAGCAGAGAATAAGAGGCAAGGTCGCGCCAAGAGCTTTCACGTCGCTTGTTTAGATAGCTCGG GAGAGGAGCAGCGGTGGGTAGCAGTAGGCCGTGTAGCCTCGGGACTGACATTTGAAGAGCGAGAGCGACTTTGTGTGCTTTTAGAACAACATTGGAACCCCACCAAAACAGTACCACCACCCTCCTCATTGTactttaataaagataaaccGGATTTGTGGATCATGCCCGAAGTTTCCATTGTGTTAGAG gtAAGAGCCACAGAACTAGTTCGCAGCAGTAGTTCAGGCACAGATTATACGTTGCGTTTCCCTCGGGTTATGAAAATCCGCAGTGACAAACCAGTGCCGGACGTTCTTACATTAGAAGAGTTCCAGAAACTTGTAGCG gAGAGAAATGCAGTTGTAAAATTAGGTACGAAGAGAATAAGCGAAGATCAGATTGACGAAGCCGTTATTAAAGCACGTAAAACGCGAacacaaaaaattatacaagttGCTGAAAAGTTTCGCACTAAACCAATTGGTGGCGTTAATGTCGTTTCAAAAGCGTTAAATGGCAGGGAAATATGCATTCTCTCTGATGACGAGGATTTTAAGAAGCTCGATCTGATTAAAATTGTGGAGTCACACGGTGGAAAACATGTTGAAAATCCGG GTCCAAAAACTTGGTGTTGCGTCGTAGGAACATTAACATTCCGGGTTCGGAAATTAATAGAAACTGAAAAATTCGATATAATTAGTACATCGTGGTTGGGATCTCTTCCTGAATCCGATGAACCATGTTCCCTCTCACCATTAGACATGCTGTCAATCAGATATTTAACTAGGATAAAGCTTAGTCCTGATTATGATGAATTTGGAGACAACTATAGAGACCAAATAGATGAATTGACGTTGAAGAAATGTTTGAAGAAAATGGAAAATACG gatcCCATATATCTTACAACATCTGAAATGTTATACATTGACGAACAGTTATTCGGCGAACATAACCCGTTCTCATTCTTACGGAAATGTGCAATACATTTTGTcgaatattcaattaattctACATTAGCAAAAATgtatggcgctacaatctgtGATATTAACGAGAATCCTACTCATATCGTAGTTCGTAGAGggaaaaaatatgatttagcTCACCTTTGTTCAAAAATTGTGTATGAAGACTGGCTGGATAAGTGCTTTGAAGAAAAGACATTTATTACTGAAAGCGAGTTCATAGTCACCTAG
- the LOC123715941 gene encoding F-box/WD repeat-containing protein 9-like produces MCEILKALQDPLKDIESDCFNNTNTEEILKAAEPTLTDMPVEIILKICSFLDSRFLKYSFSKVCQRFEDILADDHLWKYWVQNKMNGCFPAIPNLHIYEESEIDWEELCVEIDSEKEKWCDVKNTTKHIIAKDAHYASVDAVLLLNKGGVCVSGGRDRSLALWNVLEMNPEVSDLKPIRMRHDAHVGWIWDLAADNADSATILYSASWDNTVKAWDLAADFNCVETFKCGMSALSVVASDKTVMAGLYSNKVLSFDLRSGGNPISSYKAHKGPVLALSSHKNMVASISEDKTLAIWDKVAGKIMRNNIKISRDKQYPVCINWSSTAMYIGDSVGFLHLFNPEDFTFVRSHTIWGATPVMEPNHKIAGCYQSNGNIIVCSDQGQIKFLYNCQPPKEYSTIETSTVSVTKLQYMSGVLAVGTCETALEFWIPNTFNI; encoded by the exons ATGTGTGAAATTTTAAAGGCTTTGCAAGACCCATTGAAGGACATAGAAAGTGATTGTTTTAACAACACAAATACTGAAGAAATTTTAAAGGCAGCTGAACCTACTCTAACGGATATGCCAGTtgag ataattttaaaaatatgctcATTTCTTGATTCACGTTTTCTAAAATACTCATTTAGTAAGGTGTGTCAGAGATTTGAAGATATATTGGCAGATGATCATCTCTGGAAATATTGGGtccaaaataaaatgaatggCTGTTTCCCAGCTATAcctaatttacatatatatgagGAATCTGAAATAGACTGGGAGGAATTATGTGTAGAAATAGACAGTGAAAAAGAGAAATGGTGTGATGTAAAAAACACAACTAAACATATTATTGCTAAAGATGCACATTATGCATCTGTGGATGCAGTTCTTCTTTTAAAT AAAGGGGGTGTTTGTGTGTCTGGTGGAAGAGATCGAAGTTTGGCATTATGGAATGTTTTAGAGATGAATCCTGAAGTTTCTGACTTAAAACCTATAAGGATGAGACATGATGCACATGTAGGTTGGATATGGGATCTTGCAGCTGATAATGCTGATAGTGCTACCATTTTGTACTCGGCTTCATGGGATAACACTGTGAAAGCCTGGGATTTGGCTGCAGATTTTAATTGTGTAGAAACATTCAA ATGTGGAATGTCTGCTTTATCTGTTGTGGCATCTGACAAAACTGTCATGGCTGGTCTCTATTCCAATAAAGTACTGTCTTTTGATTTACGATCTGGAGGTAATCCAATAAGTTCTTACAAGGCTCACAAAGGGCCTGTATTGGCTTTAAGTTCCCACAAAAATATGGTTGCATCAATCAGTGAAGACAAAACATTAGCTATTTGGGATAAAGTTGCAggaaaaattatgagaaacaatattaaaatatcccGAGATAAACAATATCCAGTTTGTATAAACTGGAGCTCGACAGCCATGTACATAGGTGATTCTGTTGGATTCCTTCATCTATTTAATCCTGAAGACTTTACATTTGTAAGATCTCATACAATATGGGGTGCAACCCCTGTGATGGAACCTAATCACAAAATAGCTGGATGCTATCAGAGTAATGGAAATATTATAGTTTGTTCAGATCAAGggcaaataaaatttttatataactgccAACCACCTAAAGAGTATAGTACCATTGAGACAAGCACTGTTTCTGTGACAAAG ttGCAATATATGAGTGGTGTTTTAGCTGTTGGAACCTGTGAGACAGCACTTGAATTCTGGATACCTAATACTTTTAACATTTGA